A single genomic interval of Adhaeribacter pallidiroseus harbors:
- a CDS encoding HlyD family secretion protein: MNAIKKPVGEQVHYTTADLLQTPALGRNLAYWCAGIFTALLLALFLPWTQNIRSDGTLTALNPADRPQTLPSVISGRVERWHVPEGQWVTKGDTILSISEVKDKYFDPALLTRLQEQMDAKQGTQQATNEKVKALAKQIKALEAARQFSLNKAHNKILQTTYKLRSDSADLAASQTDYKIAQVQLERQDALYRQGLKSLTELESRRLKFQETQAKLLSYENKYASTQQELVNARLEIQSLNAEYAEKIAKAQSDLSSTRSYLFTNDGEIAKLQNEISSTRIRSGFYHLRAPQDGYVVKALKAGIGETIKEGEAVATISPRQHQLAVELYVKPMDLPLLRRGQEVRLQFDGWPALVFSGWPGTGFGTFGGRIAVIDNVGSQGKYRILVVPDKKTQPWPEALRLGSGVYGWALLQDVPLWYELWRQLNGFPANYPETGNSTQTKNKSEIKNNNADETEV, encoded by the coding sequence ATGAACGCTATTAAGAAACCCGTTGGGGAACAAGTGCATTATACTACCGCTGATTTGCTGCAAACGCCGGCTCTAGGCCGCAATCTGGCGTATTGGTGCGCCGGCATATTTACTGCCTTGCTGTTAGCCTTGTTTTTACCCTGGACCCAGAACATCCGCTCCGATGGTACCCTTACTGCTTTAAACCCAGCGGATCGGCCGCAAACTTTACCCAGCGTTATCTCGGGCCGAGTGGAACGCTGGCACGTGCCCGAAGGGCAATGGGTAACGAAAGGTGATACTATTTTAAGCATTTCGGAGGTTAAAGACAAGTATTTTGACCCAGCTTTGCTCACCCGATTACAAGAACAAATGGATGCAAAACAAGGTACCCAGCAGGCTACTAACGAAAAAGTAAAAGCCCTGGCTAAACAAATTAAGGCGTTAGAAGCCGCCCGGCAATTTTCGTTGAACAAAGCCCACAACAAAATTCTGCAAACCACTTATAAACTGCGCTCGGATAGCGCCGACCTGGCAGCCAGCCAAACGGACTATAAAATTGCCCAAGTACAGCTGGAACGACAAGATGCCTTATACCGCCAAGGCCTTAAATCTTTAACGGAACTAGAAAGCCGCCGACTGAAATTTCAGGAAACCCAAGCCAAATTGCTCAGCTACGAAAATAAGTATGCCAGCACCCAGCAGGAATTAGTCAACGCCCGACTGGAAATACAATCCTTAAATGCCGAATACGCCGAGAAAATAGCTAAAGCCCAATCCGACTTAAGCTCTACGCGCTCTTACTTATTTACGAACGATGGTGAAATAGCTAAACTCCAAAACGAAATTAGTAGCACGCGCATCCGGTCAGGATTTTATCATTTAAGAGCACCCCAAGATGGGTATGTAGTTAAGGCATTAAAAGCCGGTATTGGCGAAACTATTAAAGAAGGAGAAGCCGTAGCCACTATTTCGCCACGCCAGCATCAGTTGGCCGTAGAGCTCTATGTGAAGCCCATGGATTTACCGCTCTTGCGGCGGGGCCAGGAGGTCCGCTTGCAATTCGACGGATGGCCAGCTTTGGTATTCTCGGGTTGGCCCGGAACAGGTTTTGGTACTTTCGGGGGCCGCATTGCTGTTATAGATAATGTTGGTTCACAGGGTAAATACCGCATATTAGTCGTTCCGGATAAAAAAACGCAGCCCTGGCCGGAGGCATTACGCTTAGGTTCGGGAGTTTATGGCTGGGCCTTACTCCAGGATGTGCCCCTTTGGTACGAATTGTGGCGCCAACTCAATGGCTTCCCAGCCAACTATCCGGAAACAGGAAACAGCACACAAACCAAAAATAAATCTGAAATAAAAAATAATAATGCCGATGAAACGGAAGTGTAG
- a CDS encoding TolC family protein has protein sequence MTFFFIFFYNTLSSADTIQVFTLPELYEHIHRYHPVVRQAELLPQQAQQEVRLARGAFDPYLNSYFDQKAFKSQEYYSKWNSLVKIPLWFGTDLKLGYEHNTGTYLNPENKTDTGGQTYAGISLPIGQGWLMDQRRATIRQAQAFTQVAEADKIKILNKLLLEATKDYWEWAFAYQKWLLYTHAYDLAVVRYRGVRERAAQGDLAAIDTVEARIEVNNRKLLHQQAWTDYQNGRLILSNYLWQEGQPPVELVTAATPLLPDALHRPVTPDSLQQLVQFARQQHPEILKLQAKLRQLEIEKRLAADKFKPKLTLDYNFLRSNFDFPVESFSSNSLLNNYKLGVSFQYPLLLRAERGKFKLSKLKPTDNALDLQQTTRNLETSLQTTYNELTLLESQIKTQEQLAQQAEILRNGEQIRFENGESSLFLINTREMNLVNYRLKLWELKIKYAKTHASLYWAAGMQP, from the coding sequence TTGACTTTCTTTTTCATATTTTTTTATAATACGCTTTCTTCCGCCGATACCATCCAGGTATTTACCTTACCCGAACTGTACGAACATATTCACCGCTATCATCCGGTAGTCCGGCAAGCCGAGTTGTTACCCCAGCAAGCCCAACAGGAAGTGCGGCTGGCACGCGGTGCTTTTGACCCGTACCTGAACAGTTATTTTGACCAGAAGGCGTTTAAAAGCCAGGAATATTATTCCAAGTGGAATAGTTTAGTTAAAATTCCGCTCTGGTTTGGTACCGACTTAAAGCTAGGCTACGAACATAACACCGGCACCTACTTAAACCCGGAAAATAAAACTGATACCGGTGGCCAAACTTATGCCGGTATTTCTTTGCCAATAGGACAAGGGTGGCTCATGGACCAGCGGCGCGCTACTATTCGCCAGGCCCAGGCTTTTACGCAAGTTGCCGAAGCCGACAAAATTAAAATTTTGAACAAGCTTTTACTCGAAGCAACTAAAGATTACTGGGAATGGGCCTTTGCTTATCAAAAATGGTTGTTGTATACCCACGCGTATGATTTAGCCGTGGTACGCTACCGGGGCGTACGCGAACGTGCCGCCCAGGGCGACTTGGCTGCCATTGATACCGTAGAAGCCCGGATAGAAGTAAACAACCGCAAACTCCTGCACCAACAAGCCTGGACCGACTACCAAAATGGCCGTTTAATTTTATCGAACTACTTGTGGCAAGAAGGCCAACCCCCCGTAGAACTGGTTACCGCTGCTACTCCGCTGTTGCCGGATGCCTTACACCGACCTGTAACACCCGATTCGTTACAACAGCTCGTGCAGTTTGCCCGCCAGCAGCATCCCGAAATTTTAAAATTGCAAGCTAAATTACGGCAACTAGAGATCGAAAAGCGATTAGCTGCCGATAAATTTAAACCAAAGCTTACGCTGGATTATAATTTTCTCCGGTCAAATTTCGATTTTCCAGTAGAGTCTTTTTCGAGCAATAGCCTGCTGAATAATTATAAACTAGGGGTAAGCTTTCAATACCCGTTACTCTTACGGGCAGAACGCGGGAAATTTAAATTATCTAAATTAAAACCAACGGATAACGCCTTAGACCTGCAGCAAACTACCCGCAACCTGGAAACCAGTTTACAAACCACTTACAACGAACTTACTTTACTCGAATCGCAGATTAAAACGCAGGAGCAACTGGCGCAACAAGCCGAAATCCTGCGCAACGGCGAACAAATCCGGTTTGAGAATGGCGAAAGTTCTTTATTTTTAATTAATACCCGCGAGATGAACCTGGTGAATTATCGCCTCAAACTTTGGGAGCTTAAAATTAAATACGCCAAAACACACGCGTCTCTTTATTGGGCCGCCGGTATGCAGCCGTAA
- a CDS encoding Uma2 family endonuclease, translated as MSVQTKNFISPEEYLAAEREADFKSEYYQGEVFALAGAGNNHNLITANLIISLGTSFKGRNCRVYPSNMRLHIPLNGLYTYPDVLAVCGEKQFLDEKKDTLLNPVLIVEVLSPSTAGYDRGTKFMLYRSIPGLQHYVLVDSRSCHVEKFTKNPNSTWVLTEEKNINAVLTFSNPDFELSLTEVYEDTEIA; from the coding sequence ATGTCCGTTCAAACCAAAAACTTTATATCTCCCGAAGAATATTTAGCTGCTGAGCGGGAGGCTGATTTTAAGAGCGAATATTATCAAGGCGAAGTTTTTGCCTTAGCGGGAGCCGGTAACAACCATAACCTGATTACTGCTAATTTAATAATCTCGCTGGGAACTAGTTTTAAAGGTAGAAATTGCCGGGTTTATCCCAGCAACATGCGCTTGCACATTCCGTTAAACGGCTTGTATACTTACCCGGATGTACTAGCCGTTTGCGGGGAAAAACAATTCTTAGACGAGAAAAAAGATACCCTATTAAATCCGGTTCTGATCGTAGAAGTATTGTCGCCCTCTACGGCTGGTTACGACCGGGGTACCAAGTTTATGCTTTACCGCAGCATTCCTGGTTTGCAGCACTATGTGCTGGTCGATTCGCGCTCCTGCCACGTCGAAAAATTCACCAAAAACCCCAATAGCACCTGGGTGCTTACCGAAGAAAAAAATATAAATGCGGTACTTACTTTCTCGAACCCAGATTTTGAACTGTCCCTGACCGAAGTTTACGAAGACACGGAAATTGCCTGA
- a CDS encoding lamin tail domain-containing protein yields the protein MVVNEIYYVCLWPVFIDLQNPCVSGNNWVASTNPAGGTPGKENSVKASNPDNLPPVLQQVYIKNNATLTLTFNEKLDSAQSVLPAFYKISPEIAVTKVTILSPDFTTVELALAGNLQAGQTYQVTVANIRDCSGNILATPVQATFILPQTAVAGDVVINEILFNPRSGGVDFVEIVNRSNKYISLQNWQVGNIKADTALDARVLSQVPLMVAPQQYLVLTTRPDIVQQHYPKAKPETFLKLSSLPSFPDEAGTVVIINAEKQEIDRVSYHEDLHFKLIDDVNGVSLERIRLDGPSVASNFHSAATNVGYATPGYRNSQVQEANATAQVFTIEPKVFTPDGDGDRDFTTINYAAAKNGMVANITVYDTAGRLIKRLVKNELLANQGFFQWDGTNSQQQKAPIGYYVLFIELFNMQGNVQTFKETVVVGGKL from the coding sequence ATGGTTGTTAATGAAATCTATTATGTTTGTTTATGGCCAGTATTTATAGATCTACAGAATCCGTGCGTTTCCGGTAACAATTGGGTAGCCAGCACTAACCCAGCTGGCGGTACTCCGGGAAAAGAAAATTCAGTTAAGGCCAGCAATCCAGATAATTTACCGCCTGTACTCCAACAGGTTTACATCAAAAATAACGCAACGCTTACCCTTACTTTCAACGAAAAGCTGGATAGCGCGCAGTCGGTGCTGCCCGCTTTTTACAAAATTTCTCCCGAAATAGCGGTAACGAAAGTTACGATCCTGAGCCCCGATTTCACCACCGTGGAACTCGCCCTCGCGGGTAACCTGCAGGCTGGGCAAACCTATCAGGTTACCGTTGCCAACATCCGCGATTGCAGCGGCAACATTTTGGCTACTCCGGTGCAGGCTACTTTTATTCTTCCCCAAACGGCGGTAGCCGGCGATGTGGTTATCAACGAAATCTTGTTTAATCCGCGCAGTGGAGGTGTGGATTTCGTAGAAATTGTTAATCGCTCCAATAAGTACATTTCCTTGCAAAACTGGCAAGTTGGCAATATAAAAGCTGATACTGCCTTAGATGCCCGAGTCTTAAGCCAGGTACCATTGATGGTGGCGCCGCAACAATATTTAGTACTTACTACCCGCCCCGATATTGTACAGCAGCATTACCCTAAAGCTAAACCCGAAACTTTTTTAAAATTAAGCAGCTTGCCTTCCTTTCCCGATGAGGCTGGCACTGTTGTAATAATAAATGCTGAAAAGCAGGAGATAGACCGGGTGAGTTACCACGAAGACCTGCATTTTAAATTAATTGATGATGTAAACGGCGTTTCGTTGGAACGAATTAGGTTAGATGGGCCGAGTGTAGCCAGTAATTTTCACTCGGCAGCTACCAATGTGGGTTACGCCACGCCGGGTTACCGCAACTCGCAGGTACAGGAAGCCAACGCCACTGCGCAAGTGTTCACCATTGAGCCTAAGGTATTTACCCCGGACGGTGACGGCGACCGCGATTTTACCACGATTAACTATGCAGCGGCTAAAAACGGAATGGTAGCCAACATAACGGTTTACGATACGGCCGGTCGCCTGATTAAACGATTGGTGAAAAACGAACTACTCGCCAATCAAGGATTTTTTCAGTGGGATGGTACTAATAGCCAGCAACAAAAAGCTCCTATTGGCTATTATGTGCTTTTTATTGAGTTATTTAACATGCAGGGTAACGTGCAAACTTTTAAAGAAACGGTGGTAGTAGGTGGAAAGCTTTAG
- a CDS encoding tyrosine-type recombinase/integrase, translated as MTKVKLRLKPISSGRQTLYLDIYPPIIHPETGKPTRRDFLGLYIFEKPKTLTDKQHNKETLLLADNIKAKRQLEIQSGDYGFLISKKAPVSFFGFYKSLVDKQRPGTSNHTNWYHSYTTFIGFAEANINLDQIDEGFCNNYKEYLLTAYINKTHKKTLSQNTASIYFDVFKKILRVSYKLELIKKDLNSKIKAIPRADSQREYLSIEELQLLSQTACTLPILKKAGLFSALTGLRFSDLKKLVWSEIKYSQAEGYYISFRQKKTKGVETLPISEQAYKLLGEREQPEEVVFLNLNYHGGLGMHLERWIKAAGITKHITFHSFRHTFATLQLSLGTDIYTVSKMLGHRELKTTQIYAKIIDKSKREAANRIKLDL; from the coding sequence ATGACTAAAGTTAAGCTCCGATTAAAGCCAATTAGCAGCGGCCGGCAAACGCTTTACCTGGATATTTATCCACCTATAATTCATCCGGAAACTGGCAAGCCTACCCGTAGAGATTTTCTTGGTCTGTATATCTTTGAAAAGCCTAAAACTTTAACCGATAAACAGCACAATAAAGAAACTTTACTCCTTGCGGATAATATTAAGGCAAAGCGGCAGCTTGAAATACAAAGCGGTGATTATGGTTTTTTAATTTCTAAGAAGGCCCCCGTTAGTTTTTTTGGGTTTTATAAATCCTTGGTGGATAAACAAAGGCCCGGCACATCGAACCATACTAATTGGTATCATAGCTACACTACCTTTATAGGGTTTGCGGAAGCTAATATTAACTTAGATCAAATTGATGAGGGTTTCTGCAATAACTATAAAGAGTACTTACTTACAGCTTATATCAATAAGACCCATAAAAAAACATTAAGTCAAAATACTGCCAGCATTTATTTTGATGTATTTAAAAAAATTCTTAGAGTATCCTACAAACTAGAACTAATTAAGAAGGATCTTAATAGTAAAATTAAGGCAATACCTAGAGCTGATTCTCAACGGGAGTACTTATCTATTGAGGAGCTGCAGCTATTAAGTCAAACTGCATGCACTTTACCAATTCTAAAAAAAGCCGGTTTATTCTCAGCGCTTACAGGCTTACGATTTTCAGATTTAAAAAAATTAGTTTGGAGTGAGATAAAATACAGTCAGGCGGAAGGGTATTATATAAGTTTTAGGCAGAAGAAAACGAAAGGTGTAGAAACTTTGCCTATTTCCGAACAGGCTTACAAACTACTAGGTGAACGAGAGCAGCCAGAAGAAGTGGTATTTCTTAATTTAAATTATCATGGTGGCTTGGGGATGCATTTAGAAAGATGGATTAAAGCGGCCGGCATTACAAAACATATCACCTTCCATAGCTTTCGGCATACTTTTGCGACTTTGCAGCTTTCCTTGGGTACAGATATTTATACGGTTTCTAAGATGCTGGGCCACCGGGAGCTAAAAACCACCCAGATCTATGCTAAGATTATAGATAAATCTAAGCGGGAAGCGGCTAATAGAATTAAACTCGATCTTTAA
- a CDS encoding helix-turn-helix domain-containing protein, producing MNDILLTPIRLNELETLITNSVRKALLESHNNTQKELETLDENLTIQQAATFLNLAVPTIYGMVSRQEIPFSKPGKSKRLYFSKKDLTDFIKSGRRKTIAEIGQEADRYVASKTQKKR from the coding sequence ATGAATGATATCCTCTTAACACCTATTAGACTAAATGAGCTAGAAACTCTCATTACTAACTCAGTTCGTAAGGCCTTATTAGAGAGCCACAACAATACACAAAAAGAACTTGAAACATTAGATGAAAATCTAACGATCCAACAAGCAGCTACTTTTTTAAACTTAGCAGTACCTACTATTTACGGTATGGTAAGTCGTCAAGAAATACCATTTAGCAAACCAGGTAAATCTAAGCGTCTTTATTTTTCAAAAAAGGATTTGACGGATTTTATAAAATCCGGTCGCAGGAAAACTATTGCCGAAATCGGCCAAGAGGCTGACCGGTATGTCGCTTCTAAAACACAAAAAAAGCGATAG
- a CDS encoding AAA family ATPase, with amino-acid sequence MHNESSHINIDPDFDYSIFEESNESSQEVTGEQLLSEEVKEMDYLIQNLLPRTGIAALAGASDTGKSMLLRYLSICLVAGVESFLGFLFNTVHRSCIYVSSEDGREATSFLLQRQASQYLPAVLQKLRFIFDYEDLLEKLDSSLTAKPADLIIIDCFSDVFGGDLKDTQKIRTFLNPYQKLSEKHKCFILFLHHTGKRTENFEPSKNNLLSGQGFEAKMRLVIELRADLMNPTQRHLCIVKGNYLPARFKKESFVLDFDEQNFTFSNTGDRTPFELLVKQPEGDNSRTKYEQAKALKEHGHSYEKIAQMIGYGSKGSVSKLFDKAEKNGWDTDVSSPVSNGNKGNDNGNDL; translated from the coding sequence ATGCATAATGAAAGCTCCCACATTAACATCGATCCCGATTTTGATTATAGCATTTTTGAAGAAAGTAATGAATCTTCCCAAGAAGTTACGGGAGAACAGTTATTAAGTGAGGAAGTAAAAGAAATGGATTATCTAATCCAAAATCTTTTACCCAGAACAGGGATAGCAGCACTGGCCGGAGCTTCCGATACAGGTAAAAGCATGCTCCTTAGATATTTATCAATTTGCCTGGTTGCAGGGGTCGAATCATTTCTCGGGTTCTTATTTAACACCGTCCATAGAAGCTGTATTTATGTCTCTTCAGAAGATGGTCGTGAAGCCACCTCTTTTCTTCTTCAGCGCCAAGCAAGCCAATATCTGCCGGCCGTACTTCAAAAGCTCAGGTTCATATTCGATTATGAAGATTTACTGGAGAAACTTGACTCTAGCTTAACAGCTAAGCCTGCGGATTTAATTATAATAGATTGCTTCTCCGATGTGTTTGGCGGAGATTTAAAGGATACCCAAAAAATTAGAACATTCTTAAATCCTTATCAAAAGCTTTCTGAAAAACATAAATGCTTTATTTTATTTCTCCATCATACAGGTAAACGAACTGAGAATTTTGAACCTAGTAAAAACAACCTATTAAGCGGCCAAGGCTTTGAGGCCAAAATGAGGCTTGTTATAGAGCTCAGGGCCGACTTAATGAACCCTACTCAAAGACATCTTTGCATTGTTAAGGGCAACTACCTCCCTGCTCGATTTAAGAAGGAAAGCTTTGTCCTGGACTTCGATGAGCAAAACTTCACTTTCTCCAACACCGGGGATCGGACACCTTTCGAGTTACTGGTAAAACAACCAGAAGGAGATAATAGCCGCACTAAATACGAACAAGCTAAAGCCCTGAAAGAACATGGGCATAGCTATGAGAAAATAGCGCAAATGATAGGTTATGGTAGCAAAGGCAGTGTTTCAAAGCTGTTTGATAAAGCCGAAAAAAATGGCTGGGATACTGATGTTTCCTCTCCTGTTTCCAATGGAAACAAAGGAAACGATAACGGAAACGATCTATAA